The following are from one region of the Flavobacteriaceae bacterium UJ101 genome:
- a CDS encoding N-acylneuraminate-9-phosphatase (Belongs to the HAD-like hydrolase superfamily. NANP family.): MNLNSIQHIFFDLDNTLWDFIKNSKITLENLYKEHHVEEEHHIAFSTWYDHYYDINEQLWAEYRDHKITKQELKDSRFRKAFQAVGVKDTSLPEAFEAVYLNHLPKNNFLRDGAHDLLEYLKKQNKYTLHIITNGFKDVSLKKIKGSGIDSYFDVVVSAEDVNTRKPDPKVFQHALDLAQASKEESIIIGDDYIADIVGGLDFGIQAIFYNILDMEVKNNNFIEIKHLNEVKKYL; this comes from the coding sequence ATGAATTTAAACTCTATACAACATATATTTTTTGATCTGGATAATACCTTATGGGATTTTATCAAAAACTCAAAAATCACACTTGAAAATTTATATAAGGAGCATCATGTAGAAGAAGAACATCATATTGCCTTTTCAACTTGGTATGATCATTATTATGATATTAATGAACAACTTTGGGCAGAATATCGTGATCATAAAATTACTAAACAAGAATTAAAAGATTCTCGTTTTAGAAAAGCTTTTCAAGCTGTCGGAGTTAAGGATACTTCTTTACCAGAAGCTTTTGAAGCTGTTTATCTTAATCATCTTCCTAAAAATAATTTTTTACGTGATGGAGCTCATGATTTGTTAGAATATTTAAAAAAACAAAACAAATACACATTGCATATTATCACTAATGGTTTCAAAGATGTCTCTTTAAAAAAAATTAAAGGTTCTGGCATTGATTCTTATTTTGACGTAGTGGTTTCTGCTGAAGATGTGAACACACGTAAACCTGATCCTAAAGTATTTCAACATGCTCTAGATCTTGCTCAAGCCTCAAAAGAAGAATCTATTATTATTGGTGATGATTATATAGCAGATATTGTCGGAGGTCTTGATTTTGGAATTCAAGCTATTTTCTACAATATTTTGGATATGGAAGTGAAAAACAATAACTTTATCGAAATCAAACATCTTAACGAAGTCAAAAAATATTTATAA
- a CDS encoding UPF0758 protein (Belongs to the UPF0758 family.) translates to MKKPIKNWSIDDRPREKLRSKGRENLSKAELITILIGSGSRKESALDLSHKILNSVNYNLHNLARLTVPDLCKFNGIGPVKAITIITALELGRRRLLEKAHQKTTITCSQDLFNLMAPILSDLVEEQFWVLYLNHRLQVLFQKMISSGGFTQTLVDIRKVFKHALECNATKIVLVHNHPTGNMEPSLSDKELTQKIKKAAHFIDIQVLDHIIIAQNHYCSFADENLL, encoded by the coding sequence ATGAAAAAGCCCATCAAAAATTGGTCAATAGACGACAGGCCTCGGGAAAAATTACGATCAAAAGGAAGAGAAAATCTTTCTAAAGCAGAATTGATTACCATTTTAATTGGCTCAGGATCTCGCAAAGAATCAGCCCTTGATCTATCACATAAAATTCTAAATTCTGTAAATTATAACTTACATAATTTAGCTAGATTAACCGTACCAGATTTATGTAAATTCAATGGAATTGGTCCTGTAAAAGCTATAACAATTATTACTGCATTAGAGTTAGGTCGTAGACGCCTTCTAGAAAAGGCACATCAAAAAACCACCATTACATGTAGTCAAGATCTATTTAATCTTATGGCTCCTATTCTATCTGATTTAGTAGAAGAACAATTTTGGGTACTCTATTTAAATCATCGATTACAAGTATTATTTCAAAAAATGATTTCTTCTGGCGGTTTTACACAAACCTTAGTTGATATAAGAAAAGTATTCAAACATGCACTCGAATGTAATGCAACTAAAATTGTTTTGGTTCATAATCATCCTACAGGAAATATGGAACCTAGCTTATCTGATAAAGAACTTACTCAAAAAATCAAAAAAGCAGCTCATTTTATTGACATCCAAGTTCTTGATCATATTATCATTGCCCAAAATCATTATTGTAGTTTTGCAGATGAAAATCTATTATAG
- the QPCT gene encoding glutaminyl-peptide cyclotransferase (KEGG: sus:Acid_7734 glutaminyl-peptide cyclotransferase): MMVSCKKESASDLIEITTDFTKLDHQKLYKGDTISFDISSKYSIDSLWVDVNGMIQKQSPFTVNKAFHLGINTVKLTVFYNDKKKIYESKAVVYSSEKVKDLSYEVIDQYPHDSSLFTQGFYYKEGIIYESAGGTGKSKAVKYTLGAQKFLKEYKVGDEYFAEGMTYLNDSLFQLTWKKRKLFIYDKGLKFLKEYNYPRGLNEGWGITQNEQQFIISDGSSVLKYINHHDFSSIDQQVYVVDDQKLYGKLNELEYDKGIIYANVWGSDEIILINAKTGSVFAKINCKELVDKQRKNEEGVLNGIAIKGDNLLITGKNWSTIYEIKIL; encoded by the coding sequence ATGATGGTTTCATGTAAAAAAGAATCTGCAAGTGATTTAATTGAGATCACAACAGATTTTACAAAGTTAGACCATCAAAAATTATATAAAGGTGATACAATTTCTTTTGATATTTCTTCGAAATATTCTATAGATTCTTTATGGGTAGACGTAAATGGAATGATTCAGAAACAATCCCCTTTTACAGTTAATAAGGCATTTCATCTAGGTATAAATACAGTTAAATTAACTGTTTTCTATAATGATAAAAAGAAGATTTATGAATCGAAAGCAGTAGTTTATTCCTCTGAAAAAGTAAAAGACTTAAGTTATGAAGTAATAGATCAATATCCACATGATTCTAGTTTGTTCACACAAGGGTTTTATTATAAAGAGGGTATTATCTACGAAAGTGCTGGGGGAACAGGGAAATCAAAAGCAGTAAAATATACATTAGGAGCTCAAAAATTTTTAAAAGAATATAAAGTAGGAGATGAGTATTTTGCTGAAGGAATGACGTATTTGAATGATTCTTTATTTCAATTAACATGGAAGAAACGGAAACTGTTTATATATGATAAGGGTTTAAAGTTTTTAAAGGAATATAACTACCCAAGAGGGTTAAATGAAGGTTGGGGAATCACTCAAAATGAACAACAATTTATTATTTCAGATGGATCCTCTGTGTTGAAATATATAAATCATCATGATTTTTCTTCAATTGATCAACAAGTTTATGTTGTCGATGATCAAAAGTTATATGGGAAATTGAATGAATTGGAATATGATAAAGGAATTATTTATGCTAACGTTTGGGGAAGTGATGAAATTATTTTAATTAATGCCAAAACAGGAAGTGTTTTTGCTAAAATCAATTGTAAAGAACTAGTAGACAAACAACGTAAGAATGAGGAAGGTGTTCTTAATGGTATTGCTATAAAAGGTGATAATTTATTAATTACGGGAAAAAATTGGTCTACGATTTATGAAATAAAGATATTATAA
- the rsgA|engC gene encoding putative ribosome bioproteinis GTPase RsgA (May play a role in 30S ribosomal subunit biogenesis. Unusual circulary permuted GTPase that catalyzes rapid hydrolysis of GTP with a slow catalytic turnover; Belongs to the TRAFAC class YlqF/YawG GTPase family. RsgA subfamily; Contains 1 CP-type G (guanine nucleotide-binding) domain.; KEGG: sgn:SGRA_2710 ribosome biogenesis GTPase; In phosphorus-containing anhydrides): MTGTVTKSTGSWYSIRDEKGKIHEARIKGKFRIQGIKNTNPIAVGDIVDFEINENESTVITKIHERKNYIIRKSVNLSKKTHIIASNIDIAFLIITLKQPQTSTGFIDRFLVTAEAYSIPVILLFNKVDTLSQEEHQQKDKWMTLYQSIGYPCQEISALNKTNVDWVQKQMKGKTSMLSGHSGAGKSTLINALDSNLNLKTKEVSHSHNKGQHTTTFAEMFEWPFGGYIIDTPGIKGLGLVEMEKEEIGDYFPEILNIKSNCKFNNCLHLDEPKCAVKTAVEQGEIATSRFASYISFLEEDAEENYRQDYW; the protein is encoded by the coding sequence TTGACAGGAACCGTTACAAAATCTACAGGAAGTTGGTACTCTATTCGTGATGAAAAAGGAAAAATTCATGAGGCTCGAATTAAAGGGAAGTTTCGTATTCAAGGAATTAAAAATACCAATCCAATAGCCGTTGGAGATATTGTTGATTTTGAAATAAATGAGAACGAAAGTACAGTTATTACAAAAATCCATGAACGTAAAAACTATATTATCCGGAAATCGGTTAATCTATCTAAAAAAACCCATATTATTGCTAGTAACATTGATATTGCTTTTTTAATTATAACACTAAAGCAACCACAAACTTCCACTGGTTTTATTGATCGTTTTTTGGTTACAGCAGAAGCTTATTCCATCCCGGTAATCCTTCTTTTTAACAAAGTTGACACCCTTTCACAAGAAGAACATCAACAAAAAGATAAATGGATGACTTTATATCAATCTATTGGATATCCATGTCAAGAAATCTCTGCTTTGAATAAAACTAATGTTGATTGGGTTCAAAAACAAATGAAAGGTAAAACTTCCATGCTCTCAGGGCATTCTGGGGCAGGAAAATCTACCTTAATCAATGCTTTAGATTCTAATTTAAATTTAAAAACTAAAGAAGTTTCACACTCCCATAACAAAGGTCAGCACACCACTACTTTTGCTGAAATGTTCGAATGGCCTTTTGGAGGATATATTATCGATACACCAGGAATAAAAGGACTCGGTTTAGTTGAAATGGAGAAAGAAGAAATTGGAGATTATTTTCCTGAAATACTAAATATTAAAAGTAATTGTAAATTTAATAACTGCTTACACTTGGATGAACCTAAATGTGCTGTTAAAACCGCTGTTGAACAGGGAGAAATTGCAACAAGTCGTTTTGCTTCCTATATTTCTTTTCTGGAAGAAGATGCTGAAGAAAATTACCGTCAAGATTATTGGTAA
- the cysM gene encoding cysteine synthase (Belongs to the cysteine synthase/cystathionine beta- synthase family; Contains 2 CBS domains.; KEGG: gpb:HDN1F_09430 cysteine synthase B) — translation MSTILDQIGGTPMVKLNQLNPNPNVEIWLKLEGNNPAGSVKDRPAYNMIKMALERGEINKNSKLIEATSGNTGIALAMIAKQFNLAIELVMPHTATKERILTMKAYGAKVTLTESERGMEASRDYAEQKVTEQGYVMLDQFSNDDNWKAHYKTTGPEIWKDSDHKITHFVSSMGTTGTIMGTSTYLKEQNVDIKIIGAQPTEGSKIPGIRKWPEAYLPRFFDRNKVDEVIEVSEKKAREMANLLVQKEGVFAGMSSGGAVAIALEVAKKIEKGVIVAIICDRGDRYLSSDLFE, via the coding sequence ATGAGTACTATTTTAGATCAGATAGGAGGTACACCTATGGTGAAGCTAAATCAGCTAAATCCAAACCCAAATGTAGAAATATGGTTAAAGCTGGAAGGGAATAATCCTGCAGGGAGTGTAAAAGATCGTCCAGCTTATAATATGATCAAAATGGCACTGGAAAGAGGTGAAATTAATAAGAATTCAAAACTTATAGAAGCTACTTCAGGAAATACAGGAATTGCTTTAGCCATGATTGCAAAACAATTTAATTTAGCTATTGAATTGGTAATGCCACATACGGCAACAAAAGAACGTATTTTGACAATGAAAGCATATGGAGCTAAGGTAACTTTGACAGAGTCAGAAAGAGGAATGGAGGCTTCACGAGATTATGCTGAGCAAAAAGTAACCGAACAAGGTTATGTTATGCTAGATCAGTTTTCAAATGATGATAATTGGAAAGCACATTATAAAACAACAGGACCTGAAATATGGAAAGATAGTGATCACAAAATAACCCATTTTGTTTCTTCTATGGGAACGACAGGAACTATAATGGGCACATCAACCTATTTAAAAGAACAAAATGTTGATATTAAAATTATTGGAGCACAACCAACTGAAGGATCTAAAATTCCTGGAATTCGTAAATGGCCAGAGGCTTATTTACCTCGTTTTTTTGATAGAAATAAAGTAGATGAGGTAATTGAAGTAAGCGAAAAAAAGGCACGTGAAATGGCTAATTTATTGGTTCAAAAAGAAGGTGTTTTTGCTGGAATGAGTAGTGGAGGAGCTGTTGCAATCGCTCTTGAAGTTGCAAAGAAAATTGAAAAAGGGGTTATTGTTGCAATTATTTGTGATCGAGGTGATCGTTATTTGTCTTCTGATTTGTTTGAATAA
- a CDS encoding non-specific serine/threonine protein kinase (KEGG: nmr:Nmar_1073 titin): MKAKHLLFMLALLVSYTTYAHTSRYRIMLGENPSHSMIIGWDQISGENPVIYYGETDHGRNYASYPLSKKYDSQIYFREMYNTFATLNNLKPNTTYYFVIKDSQGVSNRYSFQTIPDDVNAQLSIIGGGDSRNSTSVRIKANGLVAKLNPHAVIFDGDMTGGDSSSEWKRWFDHWQYTINSNGKMTPIIPARGNHEQPETISKLFNLPSKSEYYSLSLSKLLTIYTLNSEISITGNQTDWLKEELIRNHDRTVHQMAQYHKPMRPHAEGKSDQNEQYFNWSQLFYDYGVKLVLEGDSHTSKTTFPVKPSYNEGSEEGFIIENQKGTTYIGEGCWGAPLRNSRDIKSWTKNAGEFNQFKLLWIDKEHIEIRTIKIDGSSISHALTDQNRYNLPSSIDVFEGRDNPTIIKPNNDSTLDDIALFNSNNSYEKIISKKITSHYADVEETIRNGNLDTGSDDLDMEREKIIGLIFENIQIPNNITVTDAYIQFTAKESNSQSTNLTIKGLLNTNLTRFRNSYAVSKEPTTSSSVSWSPEPWTEDYFLYKTSNLSPIINELIQKSNWKSGKNLAFRISGSGMRSARSYNGNIPPQLIIKYRENSTPSAGEHSINIRISRDEDDAFEYDYNGYVNNWDNTLYIPNNGSTKFHTGLVFAKSGIKKGAKIKRAYLEFYTTSNSDRDANITIHGIKEANTASFTRDYYNITSRPLTTETANWTLKEWDYRNFYQSVDISNIVQEIIDQRGWQEINNIGFVLTGSGTRYAHSFDNSSNLSPKLVVEYDLPNGSIETDNIVISRTKITDYNNDIEENAYGDIDTGSRELDLSVRRDRKEPQLTGLIFNTNIPKNARIIESYIQFTSQDEAHDTTYLQIRGIKEPGNLYRFNGYFRELRNKTLTQTYQDWTPEEWYKKDEASEKQRTPDLTPIVQEVIDDPYWKTGYGIGFNIFGNGKRPVHSRNHSIEYAPELVVKYVIDDDYPTITQPTTPNGSYEITRTIEIPITQNYDDAEEFYHGGIDLHSYDLDIAKDNRAGQLIGLIFKKLPIPRNATINEAHIQFTSDHDETTKEDSNFKIQAISSPEKYMNLHRFYGRHREISSMPLTESFTSWKPEAWLIKNETGNAQKTTDISNIINEAITNTYWLQNSSLAFVISGTGKRDAKSFENVYLKDNKVIHENGDYRRTPAMLSITYTYMSDQPSTTTQSSRQNSSSIESNEIENKSTKVSVYPNPTSHYLYIQSSEEIKQISIFDIYGRKVVQTEQLPIDGKINLKHLKEGLYYAVITDHKNNSVKKKIVKKNK; encoded by the coding sequence ATGAAAGCAAAACATTTACTGTTTATGTTAGCTCTTTTAGTGAGCTACACCACTTATGCCCACACTTCTAGATATAGAATTATGTTGGGAGAAAATCCATCTCATTCTATGATTATCGGATGGGATCAAATATCAGGAGAAAACCCTGTTATTTATTATGGAGAAACAGATCATGGAAGAAATTATGCTTCCTATCCTCTATCAAAAAAATATGATAGTCAAATTTATTTTAGGGAAATGTATAATACATTCGCTACTCTAAACAATTTAAAACCTAATACTACCTACTATTTTGTCATTAAAGATAGTCAAGGTGTTAGCAACCGTTATTCTTTTCAAACCATTCCTGATGATGTAAATGCTCAGTTATCCATTATTGGAGGTGGAGATTCTAGAAACAGCACTTCTGTTAGAATAAAGGCTAATGGATTGGTAGCCAAACTTAATCCACATGCTGTAATTTTTGATGGAGATATGACAGGAGGCGACTCTTCTTCCGAATGGAAAAGATGGTTTGATCATTGGCAATACACAATCAACTCAAATGGGAAAATGACACCTATTATTCCAGCTAGAGGAAATCATGAACAACCCGAAACTATAAGTAAACTTTTTAATTTACCATCTAAAAGTGAATATTATAGTCTTTCTTTATCAAAATTATTAACTATTTATACTCTTAATTCTGAAATTTCAATTACAGGAAATCAAACTGATTGGTTAAAAGAAGAATTAATTCGTAATCACGACCGTACCGTTCACCAAATGGCTCAATACCATAAACCTATGCGACCACATGCAGAAGGTAAATCGGATCAAAATGAGCAATATTTTAACTGGTCTCAACTTTTTTATGATTATGGAGTAAAATTAGTTTTAGAAGGAGATTCTCATACTTCAAAAACTACATTTCCTGTAAAGCCAAGTTACAATGAAGGAAGTGAAGAAGGTTTTATTATTGAAAACCAAAAAGGAACTACATATATTGGAGAAGGTTGTTGGGGAGCTCCATTAAGAAATTCACGAGATATTAAATCTTGGACTAAAAATGCTGGAGAATTTAATCAATTCAAACTTTTATGGATTGATAAAGAACATATAGAAATTAGAACTATTAAAATTGACGGTTCCTCAATTTCTCATGCTTTAACAGACCAAAATCGATATAACTTACCTTCTAGTATTGATGTTTTTGAAGGTCGTGATAATCCTACTATTATAAAACCCAACAATGATAGCACCTTGGATGATATTGCATTATTTAATTCTAATAATTCCTATGAAAAAATTATTTCCAAAAAAATTACTTCTCATTACGCTGATGTAGAAGAAACTATTCGAAATGGTAATTTGGATACAGGGAGTGATGATTTAGATATGGAAAGAGAAAAAATAATAGGATTAATTTTTGAAAATATTCAAATTCCTAATAATATCACAGTCACAGATGCTTATATACAATTCACCGCTAAAGAATCCAATAGTCAATCTACTAATTTAACTATTAAAGGGTTGCTAAATACCAATTTGACTAGATTTAGAAATTCTTATGCTGTTTCTAAAGAACCTACTACATCAAGTAGTGTCTCTTGGTCTCCTGAGCCATGGACTGAAGATTACTTTTTATATAAAACTTCTAACCTATCTCCTATAATTAATGAATTAATTCAAAAATCCAATTGGAAATCTGGAAAGAACTTAGCTTTTAGAATTAGTGGCTCAGGAATGCGATCTGCACGATCTTACAATGGAAATATACCTCCTCAATTGATTATTAAATATCGAGAAAATAGCACACCTTCAGCAGGAGAACATTCCATTAACATACGTATCTCTCGTGATGAAGATGACGCTTTTGAATACGATTATAATGGCTACGTAAATAATTGGGACAATACACTTTACATACCTAATAATGGTTCTACCAAATTCCATACAGGACTTGTCTTTGCCAAATCAGGAATCAAAAAAGGAGCAAAAATTAAACGAGCTTATTTAGAATTTTATACTACTTCTAATAGTGATCGTGATGCCAATATTACCATTCATGGTATTAAAGAAGCTAATACAGCAAGTTTTACAAGAGATTACTACAATATAACCTCTAGGCCTTTAACAACTGAAACAGCTAATTGGACTTTAAAAGAATGGGATTATAGAAACTTTTATCAATCTGTTGATATCTCTAATATTGTACAAGAAATTATTGATCAACGTGGTTGGCAAGAAATCAATAATATTGGATTTGTTTTAACAGGCTCAGGTACTCGTTATGCTCACTCTTTTGATAATTCTTCCAATTTATCTCCTAAATTAGTTGTAGAATATGATCTTCCTAATGGCTCTATCGAAACTGATAATATTGTAATCAGCAGAACTAAAATTACCGATTATAATAACGATATCGAAGAAAATGCTTACGGAGACATCGATACAGGAAGTAGAGAACTTGATCTATCTGTTAGAAGGGATCGAAAAGAACCTCAATTAACAGGATTAATTTTTAATACTAATATTCCTAAAAATGCTCGAATTATTGAGTCTTATATACAATTTACCTCTCAAGATGAAGCTCATGATACCACATATTTACAAATAAGAGGTATTAAAGAACCTGGTAACTTATACCGATTTAATGGCTATTTTAGAGAATTACGCAATAAAACTCTTACTCAAACCTATCAAGATTGGACACCTGAAGAATGGTATAAAAAAGATGAAGCTTCTGAAAAACAACGTACACCTGATTTAACTCCTATAGTTCAAGAAGTCATTGATGATCCTTACTGGAAAACAGGATACGGAATTGGATTCAATATTTTTGGTAATGGTAAAAGACCTGTTCATTCTAGGAATCATTCTATTGAATATGCTCCTGAATTAGTTGTAAAATATGTAATTGATGATGATTACCCAACCATCACTCAACCTACTACACCTAATGGTTCATATGAAATAACCCGTACAATTGAAATTCCAATTACACAAAACTATGATGATGCTGAAGAATTTTATCATGGTGGTATTGACTTGCATAGCTATGATTTAGATATTGCAAAAGATAATCGTGCAGGACAATTAATAGGACTTATTTTTAAGAAACTTCCTATACCACGAAATGCTACTATAAATGAAGCTCATATTCAATTCACTTCTGATCATGATGAAACAACTAAAGAAGATTCTAACTTTAAAATACAGGCTATTAGTAGCCCTGAAAAGTATATGAATCTCCATCGATTCTACGGACGTCACAGAGAAATATCTTCTATGCCATTAACAGAATCCTTTACATCTTGGAAACCTGAAGCATGGTTAATAAAGAATGAAACAGGAAATGCACAAAAAACAACTGATATTTCAAATATTATTAACGAAGCCATTACCAACACTTATTGGCTTCAAAATAGTAGTTTAGCCTTTGTTATTAGCGGTACAGGTAAGCGAGATGCAAAATCATTTGAAAATGTTTATTTAAAAGATAATAAAGTAATTCATGAAAATGGTGATTATAGAAGAACACCTGCCATGTTATCTATAACCTATACTTATATGAGTGATCAACCTTCTACAACTACTCAGAGTAGTCGTCAGAATAGTTCGTCAATAGAAAGTAACGAGATTGAAAATAAATCTACCAAGGTTTCGGTTTATCCTAATCCAACATCACATTATTTATACATACAATCAAGTGAAGAGATTAAACAAATTAGCATTTTTGATATCTATGGAAGAAAAGTAGTACAGACAGAACAACTTCCTATTGATGGAAAAATTAATTTGAAACACTTAAAAGAAGGTCTTTATTATGCTGTTATTACCGACCATAAAAATAATAGTGTTAAGAAAAAAATTGTAAAGAAAAACAAGTAA
- a CDS encoding protein I'm not dead yet (Cation-independent electroneutral transporter (not associated with membrane depolarization) of a variety of tricarboxylic and dicarboxylic acid-cycle intermediates. There is also small, but detectable, transport of monocarboxylics. Transport is through the epithelium of the gut and across the plasma membranes of organs involved in intermediary metabolism and storage. Affinity for substrates is citrate > succinate > pyruvate. Fumarate, a-ketoglutarate, and glutarate are also transported, but not lactate. Transport mechanism that is not coupled to Na(+), K(+), or Cl(-). Function is shown in Xenopus oocytes and human retinal pigment epithelial (HRPE) cell lines; Belongs to the SLC13A/DASS transporter (TC 2.A.47) family. NADC subfamily.) yields MAQLESNKPLNLRIIGLGLIIFIAFTSFIDLSPGNPQVTYTAAIAIIMALWWVTEAIPIGVTALLPVLLFPAFGIMNGKAVSTVYINYIIFLFLGGFMMAIALEKWNLHKRMALAILMSVGGSPFRILLGFMLASAFLSMWMSNTATAMMMLPIAFSVLNSLEEEHGKEDMNRFSIGILLSIAYACSIGGIATLVGTPPNLAFVRIFEITFPNATEISFGQWLIFALPLAIGMFFITLVYLAFLFIPKKPIKKLNRSFFKEKYKALGPLTYEQKVLSALFILLILLWIFRKNINIGATVIPGWSQLLNYPKFINDGTIAIFIALLLFIIPSKENKGEGLITWNVSYKIPWHIILLFGGGFALAKGFLDSGLSAHIGAQLQSAGNFSDLGLIATITTVMSFLTEFTSNTATTEMMLPIISAMATQIGTHPILLMVPLTLAASMAFMFPIATPPNAIVFGSGKIKMKDMIFTGFFLNMLAIILITLTTYYWLPIAFDMDLSIFPEWAKEAVLNHSK; encoded by the coding sequence ATGGCACAGTTAGAATCCAACAAACCGTTAAATTTAAGAATTATAGGACTAGGTCTTATCATTTTTATTGCTTTCACCTCTTTTATTGATTTATCACCTGGAAATCCACAAGTAACTTATACTGCAGCTATTGCCATTATCATGGCCTTATGGTGGGTTACCGAAGCTATTCCAATTGGAGTTACTGCATTATTACCCGTTCTCCTTTTTCCTGCTTTTGGGATTATGAATGGTAAAGCAGTATCAACAGTTTACATCAACTACATCATTTTTTTATTTCTAGGTGGTTTTATGATGGCAATTGCTCTCGAAAAATGGAATTTACATAAACGAATGGCTCTTGCAATATTAATGAGTGTTGGAGGTAGTCCGTTTCGAATCCTTCTAGGCTTTATGTTAGCATCTGCTTTTTTATCTATGTGGATGTCAAATACTGCAACGGCTATGATGATGTTACCTATTGCTTTTTCTGTTTTAAATTCATTAGAAGAAGAACATGGAAAAGAAGATATGAATCGATTTTCAATTGGTATTTTATTAAGTATTGCCTATGCTTGCTCTATTGGAGGGATTGCAACTTTAGTTGGAACTCCACCTAATTTAGCTTTTGTTCGAATTTTTGAGATCACTTTTCCTAATGCAACTGAAATTAGTTTTGGCCAATGGTTAATTTTTGCGCTCCCATTGGCTATAGGGATGTTTTTCATTACATTAGTATACCTTGCTTTTCTTTTTATACCTAAAAAACCCATTAAAAAATTAAATCGTTCTTTTTTTAAAGAAAAATACAAAGCATTAGGTCCTCTTACTTATGAACAAAAAGTTTTATCAGCTTTATTTATACTTCTTATTCTTTTATGGATCTTTAGAAAAAATATTAATATTGGTGCTACTGTAATTCCTGGATGGAGTCAATTATTAAATTATCCTAAATTTATCAATGATGGTACGATAGCTATCTTTATTGCTCTATTATTGTTCATAATACCATCTAAAGAAAATAAAGGTGAAGGTCTGATTACGTGGAATGTATCCTATAAAATTCCTTGGCATATCATTCTTCTATTTGGAGGTGGATTTGCTTTAGCAAAAGGATTTTTGGATTCGGGGCTTTCTGCTCATATAGGAGCACAACTACAAAGTGCAGGTAATTTTTCTGATCTTGGACTTATAGCAACCATTACCACCGTTATGTCTTTTTTAACCGAATTTACATCAAATACAGCTACTACAGAAATGATGCTACCTATTATTTCAGCTATGGCTACCCAAATCGGTACACATCCTATTTTACTTATGGTTCCTCTAACATTAGCAGCCTCAATGGCTTTTATGTTTCCTATTGCAACTCCTCCCAATGCTATTGTTTTTGGGTCGGGTAAAATTAAAATGAAAGACATGATTTTCACAGGCTTCTTCTTAAATATGCTGGCTATAATTCTTATTACCTTAACAACTTACTATTGGTTGCCTATTGCTTTTGATATGGATCTTAGTATATTTCCTGAATGGGCAAAAGAAGCCGTACTCAATCATTCTAAATAA